ATATGCAGAGTCCTCCTTTTTATTTGGGAAGCTCTGCTCTTGTTAATTTAATTATGACCAAGGCAAAAGTCTAGTGTTTCATTTTAAAACACACTTATATAATGTATGGGTTTTGAAACTACTTCTAAGGTTTTAAGATAGATACTATGGTTTTTTAAGATAAAGATACATCCCATACAACCCCACCCCTGTGGACTGACCAGTCCACAAAAAAAGGCGCGATCCTCAATTCCAACCATCATTCTTCTCTGTTCAGTAGTGTTTTGTTCTTTATATTAATTGAACAGGTATTCTATTTCATGTTAGACGTTTTAATTTCATGTCTCTATGAGGAGGGGTTGATGAAACGGTTTAATTTTGCCGGGGTTGCTCTATTAACAGCAGTGGTGTTCATTTTCACTGCACAGGCACAAAGAATCCGGGTACAAGGAAATAAATTCTTCCTGGGCGATAACCAGATTTTCATGCTGGGTGCCAATACTCCATGGAATAACTGGAATGAGTTCGGACAGAATTTTAACTATAACTGGTGGAACAGCCATTTTAAGGCGATGCACGATTCAGGGCTTAACTGCACCAGGGTATGGATAAGCTGCAACGGCGATAACCCCTCTCCCGGTATCGATGCAACCGGGAAAATCCAGGAACCCACATCACAATTCTGGACTCATCTGGAAAGTCTCTTTCAAATCGCAGAAAACAATGAAATTTACCTGATGCTGGCACTGATCTCCTTTGATCATTCAAAAGAAGAAAACAACAAGGCTACAGAGTGGCGTGCAATGTACAATAACGCCGGAAACCGTCAGTCCTTTGTTGATAATTACGTCATACCACTTCTCAACCGGTTCGGGGATAACCCCTATTTCTGGTCAATCGATGTGGGAAACGAACTGGACTGGGTTCATGAAAATGATGGAGTAGATATCAGCAATGTTTTTGATCTGGTCGCAAGGGTAGCAAATGCAGTACATCAGAACAGCGAGGTGCTGGTGACACTTGGAACCGGTGCAGGTCCCAAGTATTTAAGTCCCACTTACGGTAAAAACCGTTACTCCGATGCGGAGCTTCAGAAGCTGCAGCCCGGAGCATATCTGGATTTTTATAACAATCACTACTATGACTGGATGAAAGAATGGTTCAGCACCCCGTTTGAAAATGGCCCGTCAAGCTGGGAGATTGATGAGAAACCCTGTGTGATAGGAGAATACGCTGCCATAGGACATGGTGCCGGCTACAGTCCAGCAGAATGCCTGCAGAAAGCAGTAGCTCTCGGATGGCAGGGAGTCATGCCATGGACATCCAATGGTGTGGATGATAACGGCAGTTTAAGCAACTTCGGAAGCGCTTTCAAGACCTGGAGTGATGCCAACCATGATCTTGTTTTCCCACCAAAGACCGTAAATCCTGGTCCCTTCACACTTACCATCAATCAACCTCAGGGCGGATCTATCACGGTTTCACCACAGAAAGACCAGTACAACAGAGAAGAAGAGATTACACTCACGGCAGTTCCAAATGAGGGAAATGAGCTTTTAAGGTGGTCTGGTGATGCAAGCGGGACTACTGCACAGATCACAATCAAGATTACCCGTAATATGACAGTATCTGCTTTCTTTGCCTCAGCAGGTGAACTTGTAAGAAACGGAACATTCGATAATGATGCCACATCATGGAGCCTTGGCAAGGGTGAAGGGTATGGGAACTCTGCCGCAAGTGCCAGTGTTGTCGATGGCAGGTATGTGGTAGAGATAACAAACGGAGGAACAGAGGAGTGGCATGTGCAGGTTGTTCAGGCAGGGATGAAACTTGAGGCCGGACGGTCATACGTGTTCTCCTTTGATGCCGGTTCTACCGCAGAACGTTCGATGTTTGTGGCAGTGGGAGAAGCCGGAGGAGAATACACCAAATTTTTCCAGCAGACTGTAACAATTACAACCCAGGTGCAGCCGTTCTCTTTTGAATTTACTGCTTCGGCATCATCAGACAATGTCAGAGTCGAATTCAACATCGGGAAGTCAACTGCCGGATTATCACTTGACAATGTATCCCTGAGGTTCGCCGATATTTCACCTGTGCGTTACTCAACAGATTCCAGGCAGAAAAGCAGAGGAATATCCTGCAGCATGCAGAGAGGGATTCTTCATATAAAAACAGGCATTACCGGAAACACTTCCCTTGAGGGATTCTCTCCGGATGGCAGGCTGGTTTTCAACTGGAAGGGAACAACAGCAGACGGATTTATTTCGATTCCTTTGAAAGGGAAAGTTCCTCAGGTGGTATTTCTGAAGGGTGCAGTGGACAATCAGACCAGATTTACTCAGAAGTTGATCATCCAAAAATGAGTGTTTTGCTGCAGGGAATCCGATTGTAAAATCGGATTCCCATTTCTCAGAGATGCCACTGTACCGGAAAAAAGTAAAAAAAGGGACGGACTATCTTTTTGCTTTTTTCTATCACCCTACCCCAACCGGAACAAACCGGGGAAGAAAACTCTTCGGTCCTTAATTCATCTCCGGGGTGAATTAACAACTAATTTAATCGATTAAGTCACCATTTCACCCCGGAGGTGAAATAGGGAAAGCTCGAAAAGGGCAAATACTCAGTTCCCCATCGGAAAAAAGTAAAAAAAAACAAACTCTCTTTTTGCTTTTTTCGGCGAGCTTCCTCCGATTACAATACAATTCCGATCTCGATTACTATGCTAAAAAGGCAGGAACAAAAGAAGCCAATCTGATCTATTAAGCTGAAGTCTCACACCCAAATCACATAATTCCCTGTTTCCCCTGTTTCCTCTTCTCCCCGCACCTCTGAGGTCTCTCAAGAAACCCTCTTTTTTCCCTCTATTACCTCCTCAACCGCATCCCTTAAAAATTCCCTGTTATAGTAATCCTCATCTGTCACCTCCCCGTTCCAGACCACAATATCCAGGTCTATCACCCTGGGGCCGAATTTGTTGGCAGATTTTACTCTTCCCATCTCCTTCTCTATCCCTTCCAGTACGCCCTTTAATTCCTCACAGGAAAGATCTGTCGCAAGAAGAACTGCCCCGTTTAGAAAATCCGGCTGATCAAGGAAACCAACAGGAGATGTAAAAGCAAAATTTGAAACCGCTTCCACGGAGAATCTCTCCCCGAGTATGGTCAGGGCTTTACTTACATTTTGCCGTGGATCTATGTTGGACCCTATTGATACCACCGCCCTGTTCATCTCTCCCTTTCAGCGCTTATCTTCACAGAAACTGAATCCGCCTGGCTTAGAGCGTGAGGTTTGTCTATCTTGACAGTTGCACTTACCACTCTCTCATCACTCATCACAACCCCCAGAATATGATCCGCAAGCTTCTCAAGCAGTTTAAATGAAGTACTTTCGACCTCACGCCTGATCCTGTTTTTCAGTGCCCTGTAGTCAACGGTGTCATTGAGTTCATCCGATTCAACAGCGGCAGTCTGGTCAAAATCAAATGTGATATTTATGATGATATTCTGCTTCTGCTGCTGCTCCCACGTATTCCATCCAATCGTGGTCTCAAGAGAAAGGTTTGAGATGTGAACTGTCGCAAATGACTTTTTTACTCTCATCTGTGCTCTCTTTTCTGTTAAATAAGCCCCATAGTACCCGCAAATAATTTACCAATTCCTCTGTTTTATGGCAAGAAGGTTGCTGCGATTCGATTTAACAGAGTATTTCCAATAAACCTTCCAGGGAGGTACTATGAACAGATCCCGTTTTCTTCCCCTTCTCTTTGTGTTCTCTCTTGTCTTCACCACTTCAGCCCAGATCCATCGCTGGAGAGGTGACAGTCTGCCCACCAATCTAATCCTTCGTCATTACCTGATGGGTGGAGTGTCATGGATTGATGTGGATCAACTCAATTCAAGGCTTGACGGGCTGGATCTCACAGGCTTCTCCAGTTATAACCTGTCACTGGGTTATGGATGGGACATGATCTATGATCGTGTGATGACCGGGGGGAATATCGAGGCGCTTCTGTGGAGAAAAAACAGTGATGATGGTACAAGAGCCGGGTTCTGGGCAGGACGTATCAACATAAACACCGGTTTTCAGGTGCTGTCACAGGAAAACCTCTTCCTCTACCCAATTCTGGGACTCGGTCTTGGAATTGCCAGTCTCTGGGTAGGTCCTGATCAGGTACCTTTCGGAACCGCCGTCAACAGCCCTTCACCAGACAACCTCTGGCAGTTTTCCATCGTGATCAATCTGGGAGCAGGTTTCGATGTTAAGCTTCCTGCCTGGAGAAAGTTTAACAACTCAATTGTGGGAATAAGGGCAGGTTATTTCTTTGATCCGGTCAGAAGCACAGACTGGAGAAAGGGCGGCTCAGAGGTAACAGGTGGTCCGGATGTAAATCTTCAGGGACCATATATCCAGGCTATTCTGGGTAAAGGTGTAACCTGGCCTCATCAAAGCCAGTAATAGTGGTGCCGTTTCCAATCAGTAAACACATATTAGTTACACAGGAAAAACCTGTTTTCCCGGACCGGGCAGTCCGGGAAAGGATCATACAGAAAAAAGTGAAAGCAAAGGGACATCAAGGGCCCTTTGCTTTACTATTGTCTTATCTGCTGAAAAAACTTTTTCTGCCGGGCATCCTGATTACAGGGGTGAACTCCGGAACGCCGTTTTTGACGAAAAAGAAGGGTAAATTTATCCTGATCCCCTCTATTTTCTTTCCATTTGGTTTCATTTCCATCTCTGAGCTTGTGTCCGCGTAAGTGTTTATAATTTTGACATAGGATTCCTTAGGCTGTACCCCGATCAGGGCATAGAGTGCTTTTTTATTCTTGACGAAAACCACAAAGGGAATTCCGGTTACATTAAAAGCAGCGGTTATCTGGGGAAACTGATCGGTATCAACTTTGTACATCGTGACCTTGGAGCGGTTCTCCCGCGCCACTTCATCCAGAGTTGGTGCAAGTACATGACAGGGCATGCACCAGTTGGCGAAGAGATCAAAAGCGATAAGCTGATTACCGGAGTTTTCTATGATGTTATTGAACTGATCCAGGGAAGTGATAGGCTGAACCGGCTCATCCATGGTGCTGTCGCTTTTTATTCCCGAACAACTTATACAGGCAATTACCGGCATG
This DNA window, taken from Fibrobacter sp., encodes the following:
- the folB gene encoding dihydroneopterin aldolase translates to MRVKKSFATVHISNLSLETTIGWNTWEQQQKQNIIINITFDFDQTAAVESDELNDTVDYRALKNRIRREVESTSFKLLEKLADHILGVVMSDERVVSATVKIDKPHALSQADSVSVKISAERER
- the folK gene encoding 2-amino-4-hydroxy-6-hydroxymethyldihydropteridine diphosphokinase — translated: MNRAVVSIGSNIDPRQNVSKALTILGERFSVEAVSNFAFTSPVGFLDQPDFLNGAVLLATDLSCEELKGVLEGIEKEMGRVKSANKFGPRVIDLDIVVWNGEVTDEDYYNREFLRDAVEEVIEGKKRVS